Proteins from a genomic interval of Lolium perenne isolate Kyuss_39 chromosome 1, Kyuss_2.0, whole genome shotgun sequence:
- the LOC127310227 gene encoding metacaspase-1 produces the protein MMMLVNCSGCRTPLQLPQGAPCIRCAICGAVTHVAAAPAPGPLAHADPARGPPPPPAHGRKRAVIIGISYRFSRHELKGCINDAKCMRHLLTTRFSFPDDSIIMLTEEQTDPFKIPTKHNIRMAMYWLLQGSQPGDSLVFHYSGHGAQQRSYSGDEADGMDETFCPLDFETQGMIVDDEINTALVRPLPHGAKLHALIDACHSGTALDLPFLCRMSRTGQYVWEDHRPRSGVWKGTSGGEAISFSGCDDHQTSADTSALSKITSTGAMTFCFIQAIERGEAATYGSILNSMRTTIRNTGGGASIAGGGAVTSLISMLLTGGSGGTGGLKQEPQLTAGDMFDVYAKPFSL, from the exons ATGATGATGCTGGTCAACTGCTCCGGCTGCCGCACGCCGCTGCAGCTGCCGCAGGGGGCGCCCTGCATCCGCTGCGCCATCTGCGGCGCCGTCACCCACGTCGCCGCGGCCCCCGCGCCCGGCCCCCTCGCCCACGCCGACCCCGCCCGGGGCCCGCCTCCCCCGCCCGCGCACGGCCGGAAGCGCGCCGTCATCATCGGGATCTCCTACCGCTTCTCGCGACACGAGCTCAAGGGCTGCATCAACGACGCCAAGTGCATGCGCCACCTCCTCACCACCCGCTTCAGCTTCCCCGACGACTCCATCATCATGCTCACAG AAGAACAAACCGATCCTTTCAAAATTCCAACAAAGCATAACATAAGGATGGCCATGTATTGGCTTCTACAAGGTAGTCAACCGGGAGACTCGCTGGTGTTTCATTATTCTGGCCATGGGGCACAGCAAAGAAGCTACAGTGGAGATGAGGCTGATGGGATGGATGAAACCTTCTGCCCGTTGGATTTTGAGACGCAGGGAATGATTGTGGATGATGAGATCAATACCGCGCTTGTTAGACCACTACCTCATGGAGCTAAACTTCATGCACTCATAGATGCTTGCCACAGTGGGACTGCGCTTGATTTGCCGTTCCTCTGCAGAATGAGCAG GACTGGGCAGTATGTATGGGAAGATCACAGGCCACGATCTGGCGTCTGGAAAGGAACTAGTGGCggggaagctatttcctttagtggTTGTGATGATCATCAGACATCAGCAGATACATCA GCCTTGTCAAAGATCACTTCGACTGGTGCAATGACATTTTGCTTCATCCAAGCTATTGAACGCGGTGAGGCCGCCACCTATGGGAGTATACTGAACTCCATGCGTACGACAATACGGAACACAGGAGGTGGTGCTTCAATTGCAGGAGGTGGTGCGGTTACATCGCTCATTTCGATGCTTCTCACAGGGGGGAGCGGAGGTACTGGTGGACTCAAACAG GAGCCACAGCTAACTGCAGGCGATATGTTTGATGTGTATGCGAAGCCATTTTCGCTATGA